A single Endozoicomonas sp. NE40 DNA region contains:
- a CDS encoding quinone-dependent dihydroorotate dehydrogenase, which translates to MYQLGRKLLFCLSAENAHDMALEMIAAGQRLGVTGLLAPNVPSRPRQVMGLTFNNPVGLAAGMDKDADCIDGMGALGFGHVELGTVTPRPQPGNPKPRAFRIPERNALVNRMGFNNKGVDHLVENVRKCNYKGVIGINIGKNFDTPVENANSDYQICLRKVYAHAGYVAINLSSPNTPGLRKLQYGDALKSLLNMLKEEQAALTERYGRKVPIAIKIAPDMTEEEIAGIAQELMAYELDGVIATNTTLSRDAVLGLPNAREQGGLSGAPLSDRSTEVIQLLSSELSGRLPIIGVGGVMDARTAADKIKAGASLVQLYSGFIYRGPALIREAAEAVYSCDR; encoded by the coding sequence ATGTACCAACTTGGCCGCAAATTACTGTTCTGTCTTTCAGCTGAAAACGCTCACGATATGGCTCTTGAGATGATTGCGGCTGGTCAACGTCTGGGTGTTACCGGATTGCTGGCACCGAACGTGCCTTCCCGTCCGCGTCAGGTGATGGGACTGACCTTTAACAACCCGGTCGGCCTGGCTGCGGGCATGGACAAAGATGCAGACTGCATCGACGGCATGGGCGCCCTGGGTTTTGGTCATGTTGAGCTGGGTACCGTTACTCCGCGTCCTCAGCCGGGTAACCCCAAACCTCGCGCTTTCCGCATCCCTGAGCGCAATGCGCTGGTCAACCGTATGGGTTTCAACAATAAGGGTGTGGATCATCTGGTTGAGAACGTACGCAAGTGCAACTACAAAGGCGTGATCGGCATCAATATCGGTAAAAACTTCGATACCCCGGTTGAAAACGCGAACAGTGACTATCAGATCTGTCTGCGCAAGGTTTATGCCCATGCGGGTTACGTAGCTATAAACCTGTCCTCCCCGAACACGCCGGGACTGCGTAAACTGCAGTACGGCGATGCCCTGAAAAGCCTGCTGAATATGCTGAAAGAGGAACAGGCTGCCCTGACTGAACGTTATGGTCGTAAAGTACCCATTGCCATCAAAATTGCCCCGGATATGACCGAAGAAGAGATTGCCGGAATTGCTCAGGAACTGATGGCGTATGAGCTGGATGGTGTTATTGCCACCAACACCACCCTGTCCCGTGATGCTGTGCTGGGGCTGCCTAATGCCCGGGAGCAGGGCGGTTTGAGTGGTGCGCCATTGAGCGATCGTTCTACCGAAGTTATTCAGCTGCTCTCTTCCGAGCTGTCCGGCAGACTGCCGATCATCGGTGTGGGTGGTGTGATGGATGCCAGAACCGCAGCAGACAAGATTAAGGCAGGTGCAAGTCTGGTACAGCTGTACTCTGGATTTATCTACAGAGGTCCGGCCCTGATTCGTGAAGCAGCGGAAGCGGTATACTCCTGCGATCGCTGA
- the rmf gene encoding ribosome modulation factor — MKRQKRDKSDRAYTKGYQTGVSGRSKDICPHVEPQLRQAWLTGWREGRVDNWDGMIGVSGVHRLSDTSHL; from the coding sequence ATGAAAAGACAAAAAAGGGATAAATCAGACAGAGCCTATACCAAGGGATATCAAACAGGCGTGTCTGGCCGCTCCAAGGATATCTGCCCACACGTGGAACCACAACTTCGTCAGGCCTGGTTGACTGGCTGGCGGGAAGGTCGTGTCGACAACTGGGATGGCATGATTGGCGTATCGGGTGTACACAGGTTATCCGACACCAGCCATCTTTGA